A segment of the Capricornis sumatraensis isolate serow.1 chromosome 8, serow.2, whole genome shotgun sequence genome:
AGAACAATGTACATGTACTTAACCTCACAAAATTGtaatttaaaatggttaaaatggtaaattttgttggatacatataatttaaaaatagaaatttaaaagaagaaaattggcTTGAATTCAGCCCCTCTACCTATCAGAGCAGGCAGAGCCGCTCACCTACCTATAAGGCAGAGCGCCGGTGATTCCAGACACCTGGACGTCCCCTCCCTCACTTCCCTTCCCCCACACTCGGTCACTCCCCGCTGCCCGGCGCGTCTCACTGCGCAGGCGCAGAGCTGGGGCGGGTGGGCAGGAGGGGGCGTGGCCTCACTCCGCGCCTGTGCGGAATTCCAGCTGCAACTGCTGTGGGGGAAAATGATGCCCAGGTTGGGCTCCCGGGCCGCCGGCCGAGAGGAGGCCCGCACTGCACACGCGCAGACCGAGCATCCGCGTCAAAAGCAGAAGAGAGCGCGCGCTCCCCACGTCCTGCGCGCCCAGCTGCCAAGCATTCGTCCCCGCCGTGACTCCTGCCCGGCCTGGCCAGGCTGGCGCGGCCTCATCTGAAGAGCGATGCCCCGGGAGATCATCACCCTGCAGCTGGGCCAGTGCGGCAACCAGAGTGAGCGAACGAGAGCCGGGCCCAGCTAGTCTCCGGTTCTGCCCCTTCGGGTCCCACCCGAGTGCTTGGCATCCTCCgacaccaccaccccacccccgccccgcttCCCTTCCATAACCCCCCTGCCCTACTGCGCATGATGACACCCAGCACGAGAGACATGCCTCTAACCCTGAGCTGTCACGGCGCCCAGATCCGGGCGTCTTGGGCCCACCCTGGAATGTGTGACAGTGTCTGAGCCTCACCCTGGGCTCCCGAGCCCTCTGCTAGAGGGCTTTAGCAGACCCAGGcgtctctccccatcccccagtTGGGTTCGAGTTCTGGAAACAGCTGTGCGCCGAGCATGGTATCAGCCCCGAGGGCATCGTGGAGGAGTTTGCCACCGAGGGCACTGATCGCAAGGACGTCTTTTTCTACCAGGTGCCCCCAGCGACTTAGCCAGGGTTGGCAATGGCCCACGAGGCCTGAAGGGAAGGGCTTGGGTACTGGGAAACccactgggcagaggagccagggcgGCTGGTTTGAAGGAGGAGGGCAGGCAGAAGCCAGAGTTGGGAGGACTGGAGGACTGGGCAGGCCCGAGCTGATTGGGCCCCTTCTGGACTCCTCTTGACAGGCCGACGATGAGCACTACATCCCGAGGGCAGTGCTGCTGGACCTGGAGCCCAGGGTGATCCACTCCATCCTCAACTCCCCTTATGCCAAACTCTACAACCCAGAGAACATCTACCTGTCAGAACATGGAGGAGGAGCTGGCAACAACTGGGCCAGCGGATTCTCCCAGGTATCCAGGTGGCCATCCCGGAGATTCTTGATGTTCCCTTCCTGGGGTAAGGCAAGCACAAGCAGTCTGGTGATTAGACCATACTGACAGTGAGAGACAGGGGACTACCCTGATAAGAGGGACAGACATAGAGAAGTTTATGCAAAGTAGCATTTCTGGGGTGAGGGCCACAGTCAGGGCTCTGCTTGAGGTGTCAGCAGTGTCCCAAGGTAGAGTTACTGGTGCTGAAAGGAGATGCTCTCCAGAAATGTCATCCTCACGTCTCTATAGgtgtctcctccctcctcatcTCTCTATACAGGGTGAGAAAATCCATGAAGATATCTTTGACATCATAGACCGAGAAGCAGATGGAAGTGACAGCCTAGAGGTGAGGTTCTGCCCCTttaggggagaggagggaggaagctgAGAAGTGCTGGGGAAAGTCAGGAGgtagcctccctggtggctcagatgataaggaatcagcctgcaatgcaggagacccaggttcaaatccctgggtcgtgaagatcgcctggagaaaggaatggcaacccactccattattgttgcctggagaattccatggacaaaggagcctgatgggctactgtccatggggtcacagagcctgATCAGATGTGTGATGGGGGCAATTTAATTCATAACTCTTAACTTGAGTATCAGATGTGAGACGGTGAAGTAAATAAGGTTCAGTTTGTGTCCTCAAGAAGATCCTAATCTGGATGGCATCAGCTCCTTCCTTCTCAAGGAGCCTCACACTGGATGGATATAGAAGAAACCCTGAGACTTGAGAGGGTTGGGAGTGGGACATGAGACAAGCCTGAAGCCTCTCCCCCAGATCCCTGGAGACTGCTTCTCCATTCCTTCCCCTGCAGGGCTTTGTGCTGTGTCATTCCATCGCTGGGGGGACCGGTTCTGGCCTGGGCTCCTACCTCTTGGAGCGATTGAATGACAGGTAAGCCTGTGTTTGGGAAGAGAGCATTAGCTCTGTTTCCCTGggtaatgtcttttcttttgtcacttttttcttttggctgaaaGCCCTATTACTACTGCCCTTGAGTTACAAGTAGGAACAGAGCCTGGCCTCCCAGGGAACATCTTGGAAGCAATAACTCCCAGGAAGCAGAGGGTCTGCATAGCTGGGGGAGAGGACCTAGGAGGCAGGGAGGTTTGATGCTTCAGGTTTATCTTTTTTGGCTTCTGGGCTCTAAAGACTCCGTTCTGCCCTCACTCCTTTTGTATAAGACCTTGGTGGCACTTGGAAAGGAACGGCCCCTGTTATTCCTGGAGAAGACAAAGAGGGGCAATGATGAGAGTCCTTCCAAGTCACTCTGCTACCTGCCCGTTGCCCTCTTCCTCACCCCCAGGTACCCCAAGAAGCTGGTACAGACATACTCAGTGTTTCCCAACCAGGACGAGATGAGCGATGTGGTGGTCCAGCCCTACAACTCACTACTCACACTCAAGAGGCTGACCCAGAACGCCGACTGTGTGGTGAGCATGGAAGGAGGAAGTGGGGCCTTTGGCCTACCTCCCCAGACCAGTGAGACACCTACACTCTGCCCTTCCCAAGCCCTTGCCCAGAGAACAGACAACCAACGAAGCCATACTTGCTGGCCCAAAGTATGAAATAAGAACCTGACCCCAAGCTTCTCATAGTCCCTTTAGGTAGCAGGACTCTCAACAAAGTAACACCCCCCTCCCACATGTCTCCACTTAGCCTATTTAATACCTACTCATGTTTCCATTCTCAGCCTAATGGTTACTTTCTTAGCAAAACCTTCCCTCACCACCCAGACAAGGTCAAATTCCTCTGTGCTTATTTCAGGCGTAACTatacttttctgttgttttatattCAATGCCAGTCTCCCTTCTCtagaccaggggtccccaacctctgggatctaatgcctaatgatctgaggtgaagctgatgtaataatagaaataaagtgcacaataaatgtaatgcacttgactCATCCTGAAACCCCACTCCTAACCTGGTCCAAGGAAAAatcgtcttccatgaaactggtaaAATTGGGCACCGCAGCTCTAGACTATAGACCTGGTGAGGGGGAAGACCATGCCTGTTTTACTCTCTATGGTTTCTCCAGAGCCAAGTACCATGCACGGCGCATGTTGGACAGTCAAATATTTCTCTAATGCACTGGATGGTAGAAAAGTGTATCCTGATGCCCCAGAGACAGTACTTGCCCTTTAACTTAACACACCTACTTCCTAGTTTTGGAGTCTAGAGGGAGACTAAGCTAATAACCTATTTCTCTGCCCCCTTTCTCCTCAAAAAGGTGCTGTGACCCTCTTCTGTCCCCCCAGGTGGTGCTGGACAACACTGCCCTGAACCGGATTGCCACAGACCGCCTGCACATCCAGAATCCCTCATTCTCCCAGATCAACCAGCTGGTGAGCCCCCCGCTCCTGGACTCCCTCCTTCCCGAAGCACCATCTAGGGAAGGGAGGCCCCCAGGACAAGGCCCATGACCCGACATGCTGTCCCCAGGTGTCCACCATCATGTCAGCCAGCACCACCACCCTGCGCTACCCCGGCTACATGAACAATGACCTCATCGGCCTCATCGCTTCGCTCATTCCCACGCCACGGCTCCACTTCCTCATGACTGGTTACACCCCCCTCACCACGGACCAGTCGGTAAGAGCAGCCCTCAGGCCCAGCAGGCCCTgaccagcctttcccttctctctgctgCACCCGGAGGCCCTGCTTCCTGGCTGACTTGCTCTCCTCTCCCCCTGCCTGTGGCGCCCTTTAGGACCCGGGCTGTATGGAGTCTGCTGATGCTCCTGCACAAGGGCATGAGTTAGCTGAGCTCGGGGGGACTGAGATCTCTGATGCCTCAGTGAGGACCTGAGTCTAAGGACACTCCCCAGAGACCAGGCTCCCCTGCGTCTGATGGGGCTGTGCGTCACCTCATGCTCTCTGTCCATGCGTCTCTCTCCTCTGCCCTGAGTGCCGGGCTGCCCTGTGGCTACTCTCCCCCCAGGTGGCCAGCGTGAGAAAGACCACGGTCCTGGATGTCATGAGGCGACTGCTGCAGCCCAAGAACGTGATGGTGTCCACAGGCCGGGATCGCCAGACCAACCACTGCTACATCGCCATCCTCAACATCATCCAGGGGGAGGTGGACCCCACCCAGGTAGGTGAAGCCCCTTTGTCCTACCCCAGGAGCCCATAGGGGTAGAGGAGAGGCTACCACCACCATTCCTGTGCCCACCCCAGGTGCACAAGAGCCTTCAGAGGATCCGGGAACGGAAGCTGGCCAACTTCATCCCCTGGGGCCCCGCCAGCATCCAGGTGGCCCTGTCTAGGAAGTCGCCCTACCTGCCTTCTGCCCACAGGGTCAGTGGGCTCATGATGGCCAACCACACCAGCATCTCCTCGGTGAGCCTGGCTGCCTGGTCTGCTTTGGCCCCTTTTCCACCTTCATCATTCTCCCCCAGATCCAGTCCAACCCCCCGTCTCACCCTGGCTCCCATCCtggagatttttatctttttcagctCTTTGAAAGTTCCTGCCAGCAGTACGACAAGCTGCGGAAGCGGGAGGCCTTCCTGGAGCAGTTCCGGAAGGAGGACATCTTTAAGGATAACTTTGATGAGCTGGACAGGTCCAGGGAGGTCGTACAGGAGCTGATTGATGAGTACCATGCAGCCACTCGACCAGACTACATCTCCTGGGGCACCCAGGAGCAGTGAGTCCTCCCTACTGCACCCTCTGGACAGTAAGCACAGCCCCATCATACTTGGTTCCTCTGGTCCAAAATCCTCTTACCAACAAGGTTCTAGATTCTTCTCCAACCCAAGAGTGggctttgcttcttccttttgaCGCTTTCACCCTTGATACACTTATTTAGCTCTAATAAATAAAGCTTAGTTGTGAATATAGTCAGGCCTTGGTCTGTGAATAGCTGTCAGGCCTTGGTGGGTGAACACGGGGGACAATGAAAGGATCTCCATGGTGCCTCACAGTTCCCAGGCATGTGCTGGTAGAGTAGGCTTTACCTGCTTTAGTCTTACCAGGTAGTCCTGGTCTGTGTGTCCATTGTTTCCATGAGCATCCCTGCCTAGAACCAGGCTGTTTTACTGCAGCCAGTGTTACTGATGTCTGCTGTCTCCTCTGTGCCTAAGGTCCTGCCCGAGGGTAGATCTACATTGCCCATATTGCCCCAGCCTCCTCCACTCAGGGCAGAGGCTGTGGTGGCTGCTGAAAGAAGGCCTGCAGCATTCTGATCAAGTCAAGAAAGCCAAGACTCTGGATTCCCAGGCCCAAGGCATTTAGATCCTCAGGAGTTAACCCAATTCAGCTTGATCTGATAAAGCAGTAACAGAGCTCAGGAGTAAAGCTGAGCCCATCCTGATCTATGCATTGTCTGTGCCAGAGCAGTTCTTGGGTCTGATCCTGCTCCAGGCTTCTTCTGTTCCAGGTCCAAAGCAGTAGGCACATTAAAGACGgtcccaactaagacccagaagcAGGACACCAGGGTAGGACTGGGTAGTGCCAGTCCTGGTGACTCACTGCCCTCGGGCCTCAGGGACGCCAAGAGGCCACCCCCATGCCACTCAATGGAAGAAGAATGAGTAATTGCCAGCTTCCAAAACTGCCCTCTTGcctgccccacccaccacccTAGGGCAGCATACTGGCCACGAGGAGGTTAAATCTAGAAGGTCAAGGAGGGTGGAGCTCTGCGGTGTTCAGGCTCCTCTCAGTGCTGGTAAAAGCCTAGGAGTGTGGGCGTCCCTGGGGGTGGAGCTCTGAGCTCTGGGGCTCCAACTTGTCCCACTGACAACACTCCCACAGGAAGGGTTTGTGtaaataaggattttttttttttttggcttctcttctacaaataaattaagaaacaaactagaaaattgtCTGCACCCATTGCAGCCCTTACATGTGGGGTATGCCCTGTCCCTGCAGGGCCAAAATGGTCCATGTTCCCTGAAATCTCAGAGTAGTCCAGATCCAGGCTGGAGGCAAGAGGGAGGTTGTGACCTCTTGGCAAGCTCAGTCCTGCAGCTGCCCCAAAGAGCCAGACTGTCCCTGGGGCTCGTCCAGGCCTGGGTgctggctgggaggggaggtgTCTGGCAGGTCTTGGCATGGAGGAGGGCTGCTGCTGGGCCTCTCGGGGGAGGGGTTGGCCAAGTAGGCATTCACCAGCTGCACAATCTCTTCCACCTAAGAGAGGGCAGAGGTCAGAGTACAAAAGGGGTCAATGAGTTCTCCTTTGTCTCATCCTCCACCCAGGCTCCTTCCCAAGGCCTTATGTGAGCTGCCCTCCTCAACCTTTCCTTCCTCATCACCACTCTCCCTCACTCTGTGCCTATCACACTTCTGCTCCTCTATTATCCTAAGGTGAGTCTCATCTCAGGACATTTGCACTTGCAGGTCCTTCTGCCTGGAAAGCTGTGTCCCAGGATCTCCTTTGGGTGTTGTTAAGTAGCTTTTCCTGACCATCCTACCTAATGCTCTGATCCCCTCCAGTCACTTCCTGTCTCACTACCCTTTCCTTCGTAGCATTTGTCACCATCTTTAACAGTCTTTGATTCCTTGTTCAGTGTCTGATGGCCAGTACTAACGTAAGCTCCTTGAGTTTGTCGTTGATCACTGTGGGATCCCTAAGGTCTAGGGCTGTAGACCCATGCTCAATGTTTCATAAATGTTTCTTAacatcctctccctcccttcctccttctacACCCTCTTCTCACTCACCTGGGGACTCTGCAGGAGGAGCTGGCTCTCTCCCACCCTCAAGGCCAGGGTGTGGGGACCCATTAGCTGGCAGGCGGCCACACGGCCATAGCTGACGCTGTGGATGGGCTCTGTCTCACCGGGCCGCGAGAGGGACATGGCCTTGGCTCCCAGGCCCAAGCATAGCTTCTGTGGAGcgcccccaccaggctcctgcggaTGTGAACAGACAGGCAGAGTCAGGGTGGAAAGAGGGGACCCTGCTGCGTTATTTTTGGTGGAGGGAGATGGCTGTGAGCAGGCCGTTTCCtggtccctcccaccccccacatgATCCACAGCTCCAAAGAGTGAGGGCCTCAGGGACAGTGATTCCTGGGCTTTGAGATGGGCAGCTGTGCTGGGTGTAGAGAGTGCAGTGACCCACAACGGGGGCCTGTGGCTCTGGGGCAAAGGTGTGGGGCTTGGGCCACCAGAGtccccctctcccttctccccctcACCGTGCTCAGCTCCAGAACGTCATACCGAGCAGCGCCGAACCCTGGACACTGCGCCGCCAGAGCCAGGTAGGCAGCCATGGCCTCAGCTCGGCCCATGCCCCGTAGCCGCTTCCAGCCTCCCAGCACAGCAGCCGCCCTGCCGGCGCCACCTCCTCCCTCGCGGGCCACGCTTCCAGCCGTGCGGCCGGCCCCGCCGTGCCGGGCCCGCTCTGCCCGCCTCTTGGCCAGGCTCGGGCTCCAGATCGCCCCGGCCAGCAGGGCGGCGGAGGGGGGAGGCCTGGGCACCGGGCGGGGAGGGTCTTCACGCGGCCGGGCCGGGGTGGGCAGCAGGCGGTCCAGGCGCGGCAGGGGCGCCCGCGGGGAGAAGTCCCGGTGCAGGCTCTGCAGGCGCAGCGCCGCCAGGGCGCGCAGCGTGTCGTCGGGCGGGGGCGGCCGGCCGCGCAGCAGCAGAGCGTGAGCCTACGGGGAGGCAGCGGGGATCAGCACTGGAGCCGCGGGTACCGTCGCGAAGACACCTAGGGTGCGGAACTGTAGGTCTGGGTTGGAGCACCTCCTCCCCCGGGGTTGTCATAACGACGAAAAGCGAAGGCCCAGAAAGGGAGGGGTTCAGGCTACGGGGTCTCCCCCGGGAATGAGTGCGGGAGAGCCTCACCTGCTCAAAGAGGAAGGGCAGTTCGTGACCGTCTGGGGACAGCCCCTCAGGGTGCAGAGGTCCGTGAAGACGCAGACACAGTCTCCAACCGGTGTCCAGCGGGTCCTCCAGCCCGGCTTCCTCCGCCGCCAAGCTGCAGCAAAAAGAAGGGAGCGATACGGCGGGGCAGCAGGGCCCCGCAGGCGGCCGCCCAGGGGAAAGAGGCGAGGCCAGATGTTTGGGGGCGGGGCCCGCCCGGGCGGATTGGACCGCGGAGGCGAGCCTCGAAGCCCGACTGCAAACCGCCGGCAGGCAGGAATCCGCCTGTGAACTTCACCGTGCCGAGGCCAGCGCTCGGTAAACGTTTACTTAGGGATGGATCGAAGCAGAGAGGCCAATGGGCTAACGAagagcagggctggggctggaCATTTACTTCTCAAACCTGGTGAGCACGTCGGCCACGAGAGTCCCCCCGGCCAGGGCTCGCTCCTGCGCCCCTCGCTGCTCGTACAGCGCGAATGTATTACGGCTCCGGGTCAAGCCCAGCCGCCCCACCAGCTCTCGAGCCACCTGGAAGGCAGGGAGCATAAGGGGAAAGTCAGGCTCAGACCGCGCAGGGGCCCTGCCAGTACTTCTGGAAGGGTCCAACTGGAGGGATCTTTCAGCTCTCTTAGTCCTGCCACACTCAGACCTTATCCAACTGATGACTCTCAGACTCGGGCAAACCTAGGGTCCCGGCACCACGAAAGCCAGGCACGGGACGCTGGGAGGCTGAGGTCTCCGGGGTTCTCTCTGTTCTTACCTCTCCCGCCGTGGTGTGGGAGTCTATGGCCACAGGGCAGACACCAGCCCCCGGACAGTGCACGGTGCACAACAACTCCTGCCGTCGGCTCAGCGCGGAAATCTCGGCCAGCGATGGCACTAGCTCCCGGCCGCGCGTCCGGCCCAGCGCTCTCCGTATGAAGCGCGCATATTCCGCCAGTTCCGAGTCCGGGAGCGCCTGCTCAGTCCTGGATTAGGGACAACTGGAGGGTTAGCGCTCCCAGGgcttgccttctcctcctccctatTGCCTTTTTAGCTCAGACTTTATTTCACCTCGCCCGATTCCCTCCCCTCCAACTCTAAGTTCCTTGAAGGCAGCACCACCAGCTGTTCTGAATctaaaccccaccccaccccacccccacgctCAGTAAGGAGCTGAATTACTTTCTAAGGCCCTTGGCAGCCTATctgccccctcccacttcccaaaATTTCCATGCTCCTCCTTTGGGTTGAAATCCAAACTCCAGCCGTATTCTGCCTTCCAGCCAGAAGTCCTGGCGCTGGACTGCATCAGCCCCAAGGAAAAACAGCCTGTTAATAATTCTTCTGCCCAAAGTGGGAGCCTTTTTTGTAATTCCTCCGCCCACAAGTGGGGTATGAACTTGTGATTCCCACAAAGGCACTGCGCTCCGGAGCAGCGgccctgaccttgggcaagtcccttcccttctctgggtcCAAGTTCTCCATCTGCCAAACCCTTTGGAATGGCCTGCCATTCTTTCCCAGCTCCCTCCGCTCCCTTGCCTTGGCCTTACCCCCACGCCTCCCCTCTCACCTCTCCAGATGCCCAAGGAGGTGTCCCCGTACGGCTCCCCCTGGCCGGAAGGTGCAGCTCATGCAAGTGAGGAGCTGCCAGTACCGCAGGGCCGCGGGGTCTTGGGTAGCTGGCGGCCCGGGGGGCCCCGCGGGGCCCGAGGTCTGCTTAGCCAGCTGCAGGAAGAGTTCGTCTCGGAGCGCGGGCAGGTCCCGGCAGGTCTGGAGCACACCCTGCATCAGGGGCCCGGGGCGCCGCGCCCCCTCCAGGGCCTGCAGCGCCAGGAACAGCCTCACGGCCTCCTCCCGCAAGGGCGCGTAGCCGGGACCTGAGGGAGGGTTGGGGGCGGAGGGACGGTTTGGAGTGGGGAAACAAAGACGGGCCCTGGGAGGAAGGCGTGAACCGCGGGAAGGTCAGAGGGAGTACAAGGGGACAGGGGTGGCAAGGAGGGGAGAGTGCGAAGGACAGGAAGAGTGAAGGGAAAGCAATGGTCCCCACAGAGCCAAATTCAACCCCTGCCTCCCAGGAATCTCCCCCTCTAGACCCACTAAGGCTAGGCTTCAAGTTAGTAACACTTggaaaaagtgttagtcgctcagtcgcgtaactttgcttccccatggactgtagccttccaggctcctctgtccatagaattctccaggccagaatactggagtggggagtgttccctcctccaggggatcttcccgacccagggattgaacccaagtctcccacattgcaggtggattctttaccgcgtgagccagcagggaagccctagtaacTTGCAGGGATAGTCTAAAAGACAGAGTCAAACCGTGGGTTCTGTACTTAGGTACTGAGAGTCATCACTGGGCCAGAAGACAGGCTGGACTGAGAGTCAGAAAACCAAGGCTCTTCTCCCAGCTCCCCTTATTCCTCTAGCTTGAGAACCTGGGCCTGTCATTATACCCTTTGGGGGAGAAGTGTAGCTAAATGAGGTCAGCACATTCTCCTGAGGTGGTGGCTTTTCCACCACTTGTAAAGGAAGTATGTCATGGTGTTGAGAGTATAATGAAAGAACAAGGGAGAGTGTGTAAAAGCTCGTGAAGGAACTTCGGTGGTCAGAATGAGACCCAAAGAGAAGGTAGTCAGTCAAAGGGGGTCTTTACTTTCTGTGCTGGCTTCCCTCCCCCTCTACCCTGGGTATCAGTCTGCTCCGTTTCTTGTTTCATCTTCATCCTTTGAAAAATGAGGGGCGAGGGGCTAGTCCTCTGAGGACTCCTAGATCCCTATCAAGTGAGACCCCATCCCAGTGACTTGGGCCATGGCACCACTCACCTGGGGCAGTGACTCCGTAGGGCAGAGGCAGGAGTGGGGCATACAGGGCTCCACTGGTGTGCCTCAGAATTGGGTTTCTTCTGTAAATAAGGGCCACAGCTTCTGGGTCCCCACGACTCTCCTAGAGGCCAGGAAAATGATCTCAGTGATGGAGAAGGGAGCTCCCCCGGTGAGCCTGGAAAGCTTAGGGGTCCATCACCCTCCTCTTTCTCCATAGAGTTCTCTCTCTCGCACCTGAATGTCCCTGAGCAGCAGCTGGGTGGGGGTCTCCAGAGGCGCCTTGGAGGCAATCACCTCCCGCAGCGCCAC
Coding sequences within it:
- the LOC138083025 gene encoding tubulin gamma-2 chain isoform X2; the protein is MPREIITLQLGQCGNQIGFEFWKQLCAEHGISPEGIVEEFATEGTDRKDVFFYQADDEHYIPRAVLLDLEPRVIHSILNSPYAKLYNPENIYLSEHGGGAGNNWASGFSQGEKIHEDIFDIIDREADGSDSLEGFVLCHSIAGGTGSGLGSYLLERLNDRYPKKLVQTYSVFPNQDEMSDVVVQPYNSLLTLKRLTQNADCVVVLDNTALNRIATDRLHIQNPSFSQINQLVSTIMSASTTTLRYPGYMNNDLIGLIASLIPTPRLHFLMTGYTPLTTDQSVASVRKTTVLDVMRRLLQPKNVMVSTGRDRQTNHCYIAILNIIQGEVDPTQVHKSLQRIRERKLANFIPWGPASIQVALSRKSPYLPSAHRVSGLMMANHTSISSLFESSCQQYDKLRKREAFLEQFRKEDIFKDNFDELDRSREVVQELIDEYHAATRPDYISWGTQEQ
- the PLEKHH3 gene encoding pleckstrin homology domain-containing family H member 3 isoform X1, whose protein sequence is MPLPGGLWWLLCCRRGFTLLHRDYGDGELSGDGDEDEDEETFELRTPSPAGGGRGPLDVTLTQPMRSGPVSDRLQSWEETRSLIPEKGPSEDDPDVVMKGWLYREPRGGGARPWLPPRRAWFVLTRDSLDQFSSSGKGARRLGSLVLTSLCSVSGPERRPKETGLWSVTVSGRKHSVRLCSPRQSEAERWGVALREVIASKAPLETPTQLLLRDIQESRGDPEAVALIYRRNPILRHTSGALYAPLLPLPYGVTAPGPGYAPLREEAVRLFLALQALEGARRPGPLMQGVLQTCRDLPALRDELFLQLAKQTSGPAGPPGPPATQDPAALRYWQLLTCMSCTFRPGGAVRGHLLGHLERTEQALPDSELAEYARFIRRALGRTRGRELVPSLAEISALSRRQELLCTVHCPGAGVCPVAIDSHTTAGEVARELVGRLGLTRSRNTFALYEQRGAQERALAGGTLVADVLTRFENLAAEEAGLEDPLDTGWRLCLRLHGPLHPEGLSPDGHELPFLFEQAHALLLRGRPPPPDDTLRALAALRLQSLHRDFSPRAPLPRLDRLLPTPARPREDPPRPVPRPPPSAALLAGAIWSPSLAKRRAERARHGGAGRTAGSVAREGGGGAGRAAAVLGGWKRLRGMGRAEAMAAYLALAAQCPGFGAARYDVLELSTEPGGGAPQKLCLGLGAKAMSLSRPGETEPIHSVSYGRVAACQLMGPHTLALRVGESQLLLQSPQVEEIVQLVNAYLANPSPERPSSSPPPCQDLPDTSPPSQHPGLDEPQGQSGSLGQLQD
- the LOC138083025 gene encoding tubulin gamma-2 chain isoform X1, with amino-acid sequence MPREIITLQLGQCGNQIGFEFWKQLCAEHGISPEGIVEEFATEGTDRKDVFFYQADDEHYIPRAVLLDLEPRVIHSILNSPYAKLYNPENIYLSEHGGGAGNNWASGFSQGEKIHEDIFDIIDREADGSDSLETASPFLPLQGFVLCHSIAGGTGSGLGSYLLERLNDRYPKKLVQTYSVFPNQDEMSDVVVQPYNSLLTLKRLTQNADCVVVLDNTALNRIATDRLHIQNPSFSQINQLVSTIMSASTTTLRYPGYMNNDLIGLIASLIPTPRLHFLMTGYTPLTTDQSVASVRKTTVLDVMRRLLQPKNVMVSTGRDRQTNHCYIAILNIIQGEVDPTQVHKSLQRIRERKLANFIPWGPASIQVALSRKSPYLPSAHRVSGLMMANHTSISSLFESSCQQYDKLRKREAFLEQFRKEDIFKDNFDELDRSREVVQELIDEYHAATRPDYISWGTQEQ
- the PLEKHH3 gene encoding pleckstrin homology domain-containing family H member 3 isoform X2, producing MPLPGGLWWLLCCRRGFTLLHRDYGDGELSGDGDEDEDEETFELRTPSPAGGGRGPLDVTLTQPMRSGPVSDRLQSWEETRSLIPEKGPSEDDPDVVMKGWLYREPRGGGARPWLPPRRAWFVLTRDSLDQFSSSGKGARRLGSLVLTSLCSVSGPERRPKETGLWSVTVSGRKHSVRLCSPRQSEAERWGVALREVIASKAPLETPTQLLLRDIQESRGDPEAVALIYRRNPILRHTSGALYAPLLPLPYGVTAPGPGYAPLREEAVRLFLALQALEGARRPGPLMQGVLQTCRDLPALRDELFLQLAKQTSGPAGPPGPPATQDPAALRYWQLLTCMSCTFRPGGAVRGHLLGHLERTEQALPDSELAEYARFIRRALGRTRGRELVPSLAEISALSRRQELLCTVHCPGAGVCPVAIDSHTTAGEVARELVGRLGLTRSRNTFALYEQRGAQERALAGGTLVADVLTSLAAEEAGLEDPLDTGWRLCLRLHGPLHPEGLSPDGHELPFLFEQAHALLLRGRPPPPDDTLRALAALRLQSLHRDFSPRAPLPRLDRLLPTPARPREDPPRPVPRPPPSAALLAGAIWSPSLAKRRAERARHGGAGRTAGSVAREGGGGAGRAAAVLGGWKRLRGMGRAEAMAAYLALAAQCPGFGAARYDVLELSTEPGGGAPQKLCLGLGAKAMSLSRPGETEPIHSVSYGRVAACQLMGPHTLALRVGESQLLLQSPQVEEIVQLVNAYLANPSPERPSSSPPPCQDLPDTSPPSQHPGLDEPQGQSGSLGQLQD